In a genomic window of Synechococcus sp. MU1643:
- a CDS encoding cation diffusion facilitator family transporter — MVDNRRGVRRVLMVALGLNITMSLLKLLVGAMSGSLAVIADGMHSATDALSSLTGLVTNKLSDPRPDRDHPYGHRKYEAVGALGIAGFILFTAIEILLRSGERLIEGLPPIRVTSQELVLLTLVLGFNLLLAGYELREGRRLNSNLLKADAQHSASDVWTTVVVLVGMAGAVWLQVSWLDVALAIPMALLLIRVCWQVLRGTLPWLVDHMAVAPEAIYAETMATAGVMNCHDIASRGVLGQQVFIEMHMVVNADDLTKAHRITEEVEERLDESFGPVRCTIHLEPKDYVEEGITYTGAHG, encoded by the coding sequence ATGGTCGACAACCGCCGGGGGGTGCGCAGGGTTCTCATGGTGGCCCTGGGCCTCAACATCACCATGTCGCTGCTAAAGCTTCTGGTGGGGGCCATGAGTGGTTCCCTGGCGGTGATCGCTGATGGCATGCACAGCGCGACCGATGCGCTGTCCAGCCTCACGGGACTGGTCACCAACAAACTTTCCGATCCACGGCCTGACCGGGATCACCCTTACGGCCATCGCAAATACGAGGCTGTCGGAGCCCTCGGTATCGCTGGTTTCATCCTGTTCACAGCGATCGAAATCCTGCTGCGTTCAGGGGAGAGGCTCATCGAGGGCCTGCCACCCATCCGTGTGACAAGCCAGGAGCTCGTGCTGCTCACGCTCGTGCTGGGATTCAATCTCCTGCTGGCAGGATATGAGCTGCGGGAAGGTCGGCGACTGAACAGCAACCTGCTCAAAGCAGATGCCCAGCATTCGGCGAGCGACGTTTGGACCACCGTGGTGGTGCTGGTGGGCATGGCGGGGGCGGTCTGGCTGCAGGTGAGCTGGCTCGACGTCGCGCTGGCCATCCCCATGGCCCTTCTACTGATTCGTGTGTGCTGGCAGGTGCTGCGCGGCACCTTGCCCTGGTTGGTGGACCACATGGCGGTTGCACCTGAAGCCATCTATGCCGAAACCATGGCCACCGCCGGAGTGATGAACTGCCACGACATCGCCAGCCGGGGCGTTCTGGGCCAGCAGGTGTTCATCGAAATGCATATGGTTGTCAACGCAGACGACCTCACCAAGGCGCACCGGATCACCGAAGAGGTGGAGGAGCGCTTGGACGAAAGCTTCGGGCCGGTGCGGTGCACCATCCACCTGGAACCCAAGGACTACGTGGAGGAAGGGATCACTTACACCGGCGCCCATGGCTGA